One Novosphingobium sp. EMRT-2 DNA segment encodes these proteins:
- a CDS encoding DUF192 domain-containing protein, whose amino-acid sequence MKFWIKTAALACTVAVIGCSPVAADTGGKSAAQPAAAAPATHPVSGLPVVTLTVTGAKGPHAFRVEVARTSEEQAQGLMFRTAMGADEGMIFPMDPPRDAAFWMKNTVIPLDIIFIGPDRRILNIAAGAVPYDLTPLPSDGVASGVLELNGGRAAELGIKPGDKVAW is encoded by the coding sequence ATGAAATTCTGGATTAAGACCGCCGCACTGGCATGCACCGTGGCCGTGATCGGCTGCTCGCCCGTCGCGGCCGATACGGGCGGGAAAAGCGCCGCGCAGCCCGCCGCCGCCGCGCCGGCGACGCATCCGGTCTCCGGCCTGCCCGTCGTCACGCTCACGGTCACCGGGGCCAAGGGGCCGCACGCCTTCCGCGTCGAAGTCGCCCGCACCAGCGAGGAACAGGCGCAGGGCCTCATGTTCCGCACCGCGATGGGCGCGGACGAAGGCATGATCTTCCCGATGGACCCGCCGCGCGACGCCGCGTTCTGGATGAAGAACACGGTCATCCCGCTCGACATCATCTTCATCGGCCCGGACCGGCGCATTCTCAACATCGCCGCCGGGGCGGTGCCCTATGACCTGACCCCGCTGCCGTCGGACGGCGTCGCTTCGGGCGTGCTCGAACTGAACGGCGGCCGCGCGGCGGAACTGGGGATCAAGCCCGGCGACAAGGTGGCGTGGTAG
- a CDS encoding regulatory protein RecX — protein sequence MNPQGVPDRRKRPPKPLDPARMEDMALAYVARFATSAGKLAAYLARKLRERGWDGPAPPDVDGLVARFVRAGYVDDAGYARGKAQGLLRRGYGARRIEQALGHAGIAEDVRAEARGSERDRRHAALVMARKRRFGPWGGDREAEGPKIDPARRERQVAALLRAGHPLAYARRLVDEPSIEAAEEWVDEILD from the coding sequence ATGAATCCGCAAGGTGTTCCAGACCGGCGCAAACGGCCGCCCAAACCACTCGATCCGGCCCGGATGGAGGACATGGCGCTCGCCTATGTCGCGCGCTTCGCCACCAGCGCGGGCAAGCTCGCCGCCTATCTCGCGCGCAAGCTGCGCGAACGGGGCTGGGACGGGCCAGCCCCGCCCGACGTCGACGGGCTGGTCGCCCGCTTCGTGCGCGCGGGCTATGTCGACGATGCCGGCTATGCGCGGGGGAAGGCGCAGGGCCTGCTGCGGCGCGGCTATGGCGCGCGGCGGATCGAGCAGGCGCTGGGGCACGCGGGCATTGCCGAAGACGTGCGCGCGGAGGCGCGCGGATCGGAACGCGACCGCCGCCACGCCGCGCTGGTGATGGCGCGCAAGCGGCGCTTCGGCCCGTGGGGCGGGGATCGCGAAGCGGAGGGTCCGAAGATCGATCCGGCCCGGCGCGAACGGCAGGTCGCCGCGCTGCTGCGCGCGGGGCACCCCCTTGCATACGCGCGCCGACTGGTCGATGAGCCTAGCATCGAGGCAGCGGAAGAATGGGTCGATGAAATTCTGGATTAA
- a CDS encoding fatty acyl-AMP ligase, translating into MTVTDAVVEKAALVPTPNDDALPRRYSDFDTFCDALDYVAQGEKGLNFHDPRGTLTRPYPYAELRADALAAAGRLLAMGVRPGDRIALVAETGPDFAALFCGTIYAGAWPVPLPLPTSFGGKDSYIDQLAVQLASSDPLMLLFPGEIATMAGEAAARQGCKGLSWDEFHAGPVSDQPLPPADPDAICYLQYSSGSTRFPHGVAVTHRALLANLAGHAHGMGITTPDRCISWLPWYHDMGLVGCFLSPIANQVSVDYLKTEDFARRPLAWLDLISRNPGTTLSYSPTFGYDICARRISSQSHVSERFDLSRWRVAGNGADMIRPDVMQNFVNAFAEAGFKASAFLPSYGLAEATLAVTIMPPGEGIRVELVEEERLSGCPRDLSRPARYRAIVNCGVPVKGMDIAIRGENGGALAHHHIGKVWCRGSSVMHSYFRDPESTDACMVDGWLDTGDMGYLNAEGYLFIVGRAKDMIIINGKNHWPQDIEWAVEQLPGFHQGDIAAFSVETENGEEAPAVLVHCRVSDPVERVKLRDQIREKVRSITGMNCVVELVPPRTLPRTSSGKLSRAKAKKLYLAGEIEPYRLAA; encoded by the coding sequence ATGACCGTTACGGACGCCGTTGTGGAGAAGGCGGCTCTCGTTCCCACGCCGAACGACGATGCATTGCCGCGTCGCTATTCCGATTTCGATACCTTCTGCGATGCGCTGGACTATGTCGCGCAGGGCGAGAAGGGCCTCAATTTCCACGATCCGCGTGGCACGCTGACCCGCCCCTACCCTTACGCCGAACTGCGCGCCGACGCGCTGGCGGCGGCCGGCCGGCTGCTGGCCATGGGCGTGCGGCCGGGCGACCGGATCGCGCTGGTCGCCGAAACCGGCCCCGATTTCGCGGCGCTGTTCTGCGGCACGATCTATGCCGGCGCCTGGCCGGTGCCGCTGCCGTTGCCGACCAGCTTCGGCGGCAAGGACAGCTACATTGACCAGCTTGCGGTCCAGCTCGCCAGCTCGGACCCGCTGATGCTGCTGTTCCCCGGCGAGATCGCGACCATGGCGGGCGAAGCCGCCGCGCGGCAGGGCTGCAAGGGCCTGTCGTGGGATGAATTCCACGCCGGCCCGGTTTCGGACCAGCCGCTGCCGCCGGCCGATCCCGACGCGATCTGCTATCTCCAGTATTCGAGCGGTTCGACGCGTTTCCCGCACGGCGTGGCGGTGACGCACCGCGCGCTGCTGGCGAACCTGGCGGGCCACGCGCACGGCATGGGCATCACCACGCCCGACCGCTGCATCTCCTGGCTGCCGTGGTATCACGACATGGGGCTGGTCGGCTGTTTCCTCTCGCCGATCGCCAACCAGGTTTCGGTGGACTACCTCAAGACCGAGGATTTTGCGCGGCGCCCGCTCGCCTGGCTCGATCTCATCAGCCGCAATCCGGGCACCACGCTCTCCTATTCGCCCACCTTCGGCTACGACATCTGCGCCCGCCGCATTTCCAGCCAGAGCCACGTTTCCGAACGCTTCGACCTGTCGCGCTGGCGCGTGGCGGGCAACGGCGCGGACATGATCCGGCCCGACGTGATGCAGAACTTCGTCAACGCTTTCGCCGAGGCCGGGTTCAAGGCGAGCGCCTTCCTGCCCAGCTACGGCCTGGCGGAAGCGACGCTGGCGGTGACGATCATGCCGCCGGGCGAAGGCATCCGCGTGGAACTGGTCGAGGAAGAGCGCCTGTCCGGCTGCCCGCGCGACCTCTCGCGCCCGGCGCGCTACCGCGCCATCGTCAACTGCGGCGTGCCGGTGAAGGGCATGGACATCGCGATTCGCGGCGAGAACGGCGGCGCGCTGGCGCATCATCACATCGGCAAGGTGTGGTGCCGCGGCTCGTCGGTGATGCACAGCTATTTCCGCGATCCCGAATCGACCGACGCCTGCATGGTCGATGGCTGGCTCGACACCGGCGACATGGGCTACCTCAACGCCGAGGGCTACCTGTTCATCGTCGGCCGCGCCAAGGACATGATCATCATCAACGGCAAGAACCACTGGCCGCAGGACATCGAATGGGCGGTGGAACAGTTGCCGGGCTTCCACCAGGGCGATATCGCCGCCTTCTCGGTGGAAACCGAGAACGGCGAGGAAGCGCCGGCGGTGCTGGTCCACTGCCGCGTTTCCGATCCGGTGGAGCGGGTGAAGCTGCGCGACCAGATCCGCGAGAAGGTCCGCTCGATCACCGGCATGAACTGCGTGGTCGAACTCGTCCCCCCGCGCACCCTGCCCCGCACCAGCTCGGGCAAGCTCAGCCGCGCCAAGGCCAAGAAGCTCTATCTGGCGGGCGAGATCGAGCCTTACCGGCTGGCGGCCTGA
- a CDS encoding NADH:ubiquinone oxidoreductase subunit NDUFA12 — MSFLGKIFTWWDGATIGTLLDSSLKGELVGTDAQGNKYYRSRKPYPAGHPRAGEERRWVIYDGANDASRVPAEWHGWLHGGFDGVPESNLPPPHIWEADYTPNATGTALAYRPQGALERGGKRAPATGDYEAWSPE; from the coding sequence ATGAGCTTTCTCGGCAAGATCTTCACCTGGTGGGACGGCGCCACCATCGGCACCCTGCTCGACAGTTCGCTGAAGGGCGAACTGGTGGGCACCGACGCGCAGGGCAACAAGTACTACCGCTCGCGCAAGCCCTATCCTGCCGGCCATCCGCGCGCGGGCGAGGAACGCCGCTGGGTGATCTACGATGGCGCCAACGACGCCAGCCGCGTGCCCGCCGAATGGCATGGCTGGCTCCACGGCGGCTTTGACGGCGTGCCCGAAAGCAATCTGCCGCCGCCGCACATCTGGGAAGCGGACTACACGCCCAACGCCACCGGCACCGCACTGGCCTATCGCCCGCAGGGCGCGCTGGAACGCGGCGGCAAGCGCGCGCCCGCGACGGGCGACTACGAAGCCTGGTCTCCGGAATAA
- a CDS encoding ParB-like protein — protein sequence MAMAQRIEPLLHPVELRRLRPTQMTVGFIEVERKQHAWRQQVAEAGGEYLGRHMIPVVIGPKQVPWLIDHHHLALALLREGVEHVLVSVVAKLDHLPRDRFLTFLDNRNWLHPYDADGERRPLKDLPKHLDDLADDPYRSLAGEVRRAGGYAKSPTPYAEFLWADFLRSRVSAKQIARHYPRALAKALDAVRSHEAAYLPGFAGVDE from the coding sequence CGCTGCTGCATCCGGTCGAACTGCGCCGGCTCCGGCCGACGCAGATGACGGTCGGCTTCATCGAGGTCGAACGCAAGCAGCACGCCTGGCGACAGCAGGTGGCGGAAGCGGGCGGCGAATACCTCGGCCGGCACATGATCCCGGTGGTGATCGGGCCGAAACAGGTGCCCTGGCTGATCGATCACCACCACCTTGCGCTGGCGCTGCTGCGCGAAGGGGTGGAGCACGTGCTGGTCAGCGTCGTCGCCAAGCTCGATCACCTCCCGCGCGACCGGTTCCTGACCTTCCTCGACAACCGCAACTGGCTGCATCCCTATGATGCGGACGGGGAGCGGCGGCCGCTGAAGGACCTGCCGAAGCACCTCGACGATCTGGCCGACGATCCTTACCGCTCGCTGGCCGGCGAGGTCCGCCGCGCCGGCGGCTACGCCAAGTCGCCCACGCCCTATGCCGAATTCCTGTGGGCCGATTTCCTGCGCAGCCGCGTGTCGGCCAAGCAGATCGCCCGTCACTACCCCCGCGCGCTGGCCAAGGCGCTGGACGCGGTGCGCTCGCACGAGGCGGCTTATCTGCCGGGGTTCGCCGGGGTGGATGAGTAG